A DNA window from Amycolatopsis sp. DSM 110486 contains the following coding sequences:
- a CDS encoding ABC transporter ATP-binding protein, which produces MTFSAQGIHAGYGRIPVVHDLGFEVAAGGYLGIVGANGAGKSTLLKALSGVVTPHAGTIRLGDEDLTGVPAWDRARRGLAFVPESRELFGELTVEEHLHAGCLQVRGRAKRTERTDFAYELFPVLRDLRRRTAGRLSGGQQQSLAVARAVVSQPRVLLLDEPSLGLSPIAVSGLVESLTRLARTTDMAVVIAEQSLTVVRELCDDVLVLNLGREVERGPAAAVLTRSVIENAFL; this is translated from the coding sequence ATGACGTTCTCCGCGCAGGGAATCCACGCCGGTTACGGGCGGATCCCGGTGGTGCACGACCTCGGCTTCGAGGTCGCCGCGGGTGGGTACCTCGGCATCGTCGGCGCCAACGGCGCGGGCAAGAGCACGCTGCTCAAGGCCTTGTCCGGCGTGGTCACGCCGCACGCCGGGACCATCCGGCTCGGCGACGAAGACCTCACCGGTGTGCCGGCGTGGGACCGGGCCCGCCGCGGGCTCGCGTTCGTCCCCGAGTCGCGCGAGCTCTTCGGCGAGCTGACCGTGGAAGAGCACTTGCATGCGGGTTGCCTGCAGGTGCGGGGCCGGGCGAAGCGCACGGAACGGACCGACTTCGCGTACGAGCTCTTTCCCGTGCTGCGCGACCTGCGCCGCCGCACGGCCGGCCGGCTTTCCGGTGGCCAGCAGCAGTCGCTGGCCGTTGCGCGGGCCGTGGTGTCCCAGCCGAGGGTGCTGCTGCTCGACGAACCCTCCCTCGGCCTGTCCCCGATCGCGGTCAGCGGGCTCGTCGAGTCACTGACCCGGCTCGCGCGTACCACGGACATGGCCGTGGTCATCGCCGAGCAGAGCCTCACGGTCGTGCGGGAGCTGTGCGACGACGTGCTGGTGCTCAACCTCGGCCGCGAGGTCGAGCGGGGCCCGGCCGCCGCGGTGCTCACCCGCTCGGTCATCGAGAACGCGTTCCTGTGA
- a CDS encoding branched-chain amino acid ABC transporter permease: protein MVTTATFGTGIVNGFALALVSLGFTLVYRATGVVNFANGSQMVLGGYVAWELGSHGFPAWVVMLGAVAAGVASGVVVDQIALRPLRGASLLAQIIVLIAVTEVAGGLFLSSFGAEAKTMTPYAGRSPIVPGLGWSASDVVLMVVSLVLVAGLTLVLRGTSAGLRMRLVASNRLGATVVGVNPARVSTLAWCVGGGLAALSGALIFPTYLLSPDLGQQYTFDSFAAVVLGGFGSLPGAAVGGVLIGVVQSVVSGSIGASYSAFVSLGVMLVILLTRPTGLFGARA from the coding sequence ATGGTCACCACCGCCACTTTCGGCACCGGAATCGTCAACGGATTCGCCCTAGCCCTCGTCTCACTCGGTTTCACGCTCGTCTACCGCGCCACCGGCGTGGTCAACTTCGCCAACGGCAGCCAGATGGTGCTCGGCGGCTACGTCGCGTGGGAGCTCGGCTCGCACGGGTTCCCCGCGTGGGTGGTCATGCTCGGCGCCGTCGCCGCGGGCGTCGCTTCGGGTGTGGTCGTCGACCAGATCGCGTTGCGCCCCCTGCGCGGCGCGAGCCTGCTCGCCCAGATCATCGTGCTGATCGCGGTCACCGAGGTCGCCGGCGGGTTGTTCCTGTCGTCGTTCGGGGCCGAGGCCAAGACGATGACGCCTTACGCGGGCCGCTCGCCGATCGTGCCGGGACTCGGCTGGTCGGCGAGCGACGTGGTGCTCATGGTGGTGAGCCTCGTGCTCGTCGCCGGGCTCACGCTGGTGCTGCGTGGCACGTCGGCCGGCCTGCGGATGCGGCTGGTCGCGAGCAACCGCCTCGGCGCCACGGTCGTCGGCGTGAACCCGGCGCGGGTCTCCACGCTGGCGTGGTGCGTCGGCGGCGGCCTCGCGGCGCTGAGCGGCGCGCTGATCTTCCCGACCTACCTGCTGTCCCCGGACCTCGGGCAGCAGTACACGTTCGACAGCTTCGCCGCCGTGGTCCTCGGTGGGTTCGGCAGCCTGCCGGGCGCCGCCGTCGGCGGGGTGCTGATCGGGGTCGTGCAGTCGGTCGTGTCGGGGTCGATCGGGGCGAGCTACAGCGCCTTCGTGTCGCTCGGCGTGATGCTCGTGATCCTGCTGACGCGGCCCACCGGACTGTTCGGAGCACGCGCATGA
- a CDS encoding mandelate racemase/muconate lactonizing enzyme family protein has translation MTTSKISSIDVIPFRIPLKHEVKFATGRLTHAEHLLVRVRTADGVVGLAEAIPRPMIYGETTVSIAHVIDTMIAPAAQSLDLLGTEELGHRLRHLAGNPTARGAVELAMFDALGKTLGVSCHDLLGGYAPEVRCTAILGAGTIDEVVAETAALRAEHGITSYKVKVGLDLDRDVRLVAQLRQEHPDALIYVDANHGYSAADAMTFLGSTKDHRLAWIEEPCPAEDVLGRADVVAKTTVPVLGDESCTTPREVATEILARRCTMISIKLARTGIRASTRIREFCAAVGAQAIVGSQGDSAIGTYTSAAFAAASPVTAQHPAELAYLLNLDGDLVVTPPEIRDGVLRVPAEPGFGFEIDEAALARFRTDRPGERS, from the coding sequence GTGACAACCAGCAAGATCTCCTCGATCGACGTCATCCCGTTCCGGATTCCCCTGAAACACGAGGTGAAGTTCGCGACGGGCCGGCTGACCCACGCCGAGCACCTGCTGGTGCGCGTGCGCACGGCCGACGGTGTCGTCGGCCTGGCCGAGGCCATCCCCCGGCCGATGATCTACGGCGAGACCACCGTGTCGATCGCGCACGTGATCGACACGATGATCGCGCCGGCCGCGCAGTCGCTCGACCTGCTCGGCACCGAAGAGCTCGGCCACCGGCTGCGCCACCTCGCCGGCAACCCGACCGCCCGCGGCGCGGTGGAGCTGGCGATGTTCGACGCGCTGGGCAAGACGCTCGGCGTGTCCTGCCACGACCTGCTCGGCGGCTACGCACCGGAGGTCCGTTGCACCGCGATCCTCGGCGCGGGCACGATCGACGAGGTCGTGGCCGAGACCGCGGCACTGCGCGCGGAACACGGCATCACCAGCTACAAGGTCAAGGTCGGCCTGGACCTCGACCGTGACGTGCGACTGGTCGCTCAGCTGCGCCAGGAGCACCCCGACGCGTTGATCTACGTCGATGCCAACCACGGTTACTCCGCGGCCGACGCGATGACCTTTCTGGGGTCCACAAAGGACCATCGGCTCGCGTGGATCGAAGAGCCGTGCCCGGCCGAGGACGTGCTCGGGCGCGCCGACGTGGTCGCCAAGACGACCGTGCCCGTGCTCGGCGACGAGAGCTGCACGACGCCGCGTGAGGTCGCCACCGAGATCCTGGCCCGGCGCTGCACGATGATCAGCATCAAGCTGGCCCGTACGGGAATTCGCGCGTCCACGCGGATCCGCGAGTTCTGCGCGGCCGTCGGCGCGCAGGCGATCGTGGGCAGCCAGGGCGACTCGGCGATCGGCACGTACACCAGCGCCGCGTTCGCCGCCGCCAGCCCCGTGACCGCGCAGCATCCGGCCGAGCTGGCCTACCTGCTCAACTTAGACGGCGACCTCGTGGTCACCCCGCCCGAAATCCGGGACGGCGTGCTGCGGGTGCCCGCCGAACCCGGCTTCGGGTTCGAGATCGACGAAGCCGCACTGGCGCGTTTCCGGACCGACCGGCCCGGGGAAAGGAGCTGA
- a CDS encoding ABC transporter substrate-binding protein, protein MTFPRRPRKLALVAAVATAAAVLTACGSSGSSSDSIKIGVQFGLTGADAAFDAVYQDSAKLAFADLTKNGVNGHSVELLYADDASDPATAVTVARKYITQDKVSVLYGPAFTPTALSTMQVASSTKTPFYTPGSINPQLTSPLNKYTFAPAFSSNDVATGIAKLVNSMGAKKIGMMVESDAYGDAALSGAKDALAKYGLTVDSTQKIAADATDATSQVQGLKDAGVDAVLLGITAPPMAAVINAEIHQATYLPLVTFAGSNTSLDQLAKSDPKVRYYALTPLACPVGDPCTADFMKAWKAEHPTTEPIVWTVQAYAAAKAFIAGLRNAKDTTPEGLVTGLETMKPFSTPELPCPIAFSTTSHKGNSCTNFYGISGGKVSFFGSDTTQNQLTAN, encoded by the coding sequence ATGACTTTTCCCAGGCGGCCGCGAAAACTCGCGCTGGTGGCCGCCGTCGCCACCGCCGCCGCGGTGCTCACGGCCTGCGGCTCGAGCGGGTCGAGCAGCGACAGCATCAAGATCGGCGTGCAGTTCGGCCTCACCGGGGCCGACGCCGCGTTCGACGCGGTCTACCAGGACTCCGCCAAGCTCGCCTTCGCCGACCTGACCAAGAACGGCGTCAACGGCCACTCCGTCGAACTGCTCTACGCCGACGACGCGAGCGACCCGGCGACCGCCGTCACGGTGGCGCGCAAGTACATCACGCAGGACAAGGTCTCGGTGCTCTACGGGCCCGCCTTCACGCCCACCGCGCTGTCGACCATGCAGGTCGCGAGCAGCACGAAAACCCCGTTCTACACACCGGGCAGCATCAACCCGCAGCTCACCTCGCCGCTCAACAAGTACACGTTCGCCCCGGCGTTCTCCTCCAACGACGTCGCCACCGGCATCGCGAAGCTCGTGAACTCCATGGGCGCCAAGAAGATCGGCATGATGGTGGAGTCCGACGCGTACGGCGACGCCGCGCTGTCCGGCGCCAAGGACGCGCTCGCCAAGTACGGCCTCACCGTCGACTCGACGCAGAAGATCGCCGCCGACGCCACTGACGCCACCAGCCAGGTGCAGGGACTGAAGGACGCCGGCGTCGACGCCGTGCTGCTCGGTATCACCGCGCCGCCGATGGCCGCGGTGATCAACGCCGAGATCCACCAGGCCACCTACCTGCCGCTGGTCACGTTCGCCGGGTCCAACACCTCGCTCGACCAGCTCGCGAAGTCGGACCCGAAGGTGCGTTACTACGCGCTGACCCCGCTGGCGTGTCCCGTCGGGGACCCGTGCACGGCCGACTTCATGAAGGCGTGGAAGGCCGAGCACCCGACCACCGAGCCGATCGTGTGGACAGTGCAGGCCTACGCGGCGGCCAAGGCGTTCATCGCCGGGCTGCGCAACGCCAAGGACACCACCCCCGAAGGGCTGGTCACCGGCCTGGAGACGATGAAGCCGTTCTCGACGCCCGAGCTGCCGTGCCCCATCGCGTTCTCCACGACCTCGCACAAGGGCAACTCCTGCACCAACTTCTACGGCATCTCCGGCGGCAAGGTCTCGTTCTTCGGCAGCGACACGACCCAGAACCAGCTCACCGCGAACTGA
- a CDS encoding helix-turn-helix transcriptional regulator, whose product MDRPELAKFLRARREALQPEDVGLRRGPRRRTSGLRREEVAALSGVSSDYYSRIEQQRGPVPSEQILAAIAHGLHLTLEERDHLFRLAGHGTPQRAVRGDHINAGLMRVFDRLEDTPAQIENVLGETLRQTPLAVALLGDETAYTGLSRARVFRWFTSPSARERLPLEDHAHHSRTLVARLAEVFAKTGRSSPAGSLVAELSARSPEFAALWAEHPVLGPYCEPKRLLHPEVGAIEVHGQTLLDPDQYQALLIFTAVPGTESHEKLQLLSVIGAQQL is encoded by the coding sequence ATGGACCGGCCCGAACTGGCGAAATTCCTGCGCGCGCGACGAGAGGCGCTGCAGCCCGAGGACGTCGGACTGCGCCGCGGCCCGCGCCGCCGTACCAGCGGCCTGCGGCGGGAGGAGGTGGCCGCGTTGAGCGGTGTTTCCAGCGACTACTACAGCCGCATCGAGCAGCAGCGCGGCCCGGTGCCGTCGGAGCAGATCCTGGCCGCGATCGCGCACGGCCTGCACCTCACGCTGGAGGAACGTGACCACCTGTTCCGCCTCGCGGGCCACGGCACGCCCCAGCGCGCCGTCCGCGGCGACCACATCAACGCCGGCCTGATGCGCGTGTTCGACCGCTTGGAGGACACGCCGGCGCAGATCGAGAACGTGCTCGGGGAGACCCTGCGCCAGACCCCGCTCGCGGTGGCGTTGCTGGGTGACGAGACCGCGTACACCGGGCTTTCGCGCGCGCGGGTGTTCCGCTGGTTCACCTCGCCGTCCGCGCGGGAGCGGCTGCCGCTCGAAGATCATGCGCACCACAGCCGCACCCTGGTCGCACGCCTGGCGGAGGTCTTCGCCAAGACGGGCCGCTCTTCCCCGGCGGGCTCGCTGGTCGCCGAGCTGTCCGCGCGCAGCCCCGAGTTCGCCGCCCTGTGGGCCGAACACCCCGTGCTCGGCCCCTACTGCGAGCCGAAACGGCTCCTGCATCCGGAGGTCGGCGCCATCGAGGTCCACGGCCAGACGCTCCTGGACCCCGACCAGTACCAGGCTCTGCTTATCTTCACGGCCGTGCCGGGGACGGAGAGCCACGAGAAGCTGCAGCTGTTGTCGGTGATCGGGGCTCAGCAGCTCTGA
- a CDS encoding ABC transporter ATP-binding protein, whose amino-acid sequence MADAILDLDSVFVRFGGLVAVGGVSFSVERGSVTGLVGPNGAGKTTLFNAISGLVPVTGGAINLRTTRGSADLTGVGAWRRAGLGIGRTFQDSRLVAGLPVLDQLATGAFAGRSRFLGAVLRGRSFLADERQLVDRAHEVFAQLKIEHQAAVNVDLLSAPERRLVDLGRALMSRPELLLLDEISAGMPVEDKEMVADRVLDYVRSSGATVIFVEHDMGFVRRVADRTVVLAEGEILADGGPEEVLRRPDVLAAYIGPGAEGALR is encoded by the coding sequence GTGGCTGACGCGATCCTCGATCTCGACTCCGTATTCGTCCGCTTCGGCGGGCTGGTCGCGGTGGGCGGTGTGAGCTTCTCCGTGGAGCGCGGCTCGGTCACCGGGCTGGTCGGACCCAACGGCGCGGGCAAGACCACGCTGTTCAACGCGATCAGCGGCCTGGTCCCCGTGACCGGGGGCGCGATCAACTTGCGGACCACGCGGGGCTCCGCCGACTTGACAGGCGTGGGTGCGTGGCGGCGGGCCGGGCTGGGCATCGGGCGCACCTTCCAGGACTCGCGGCTCGTGGCCGGCCTGCCGGTGCTCGACCAGCTGGCCACCGGCGCGTTCGCGGGGCGCAGCCGGTTCCTCGGCGCCGTGCTCCGCGGCCGCAGCTTCCTGGCCGACGAGAGGCAACTTGTCGACCGGGCCCACGAAGTGTTCGCGCAGCTGAAGATCGAGCACCAGGCCGCGGTGAACGTCGACCTGCTCTCGGCGCCCGAACGGCGGCTGGTGGACCTCGGCCGCGCGCTGATGAGCCGGCCGGAGCTCCTGCTGCTCGACGAGATCAGTGCCGGAATGCCCGTGGAGGACAAGGAAATGGTGGCCGACCGCGTGCTCGACTACGTCCGGTCCTCGGGCGCGACGGTGATCTTCGTCGAGCACGACATGGGCTTCGTCCGGCGGGTCGCCGACCGCACGGTGGTGCTGGCCGAGGGCGAGATCCTCGCCGACGGCGGCCCGGAAGAGGTGCTGCGGCGCCCGGACGTGCTCGCCGCCTACATCGGCCCCGGAGCCGAAGGAGCACTGCGATGA
- a CDS encoding aldehyde dehydrogenase family protein, translated as MKHWINGEDVPAETTLDVVNPANGTVVAHMPLGTPEDVDRAVAAATKALPAWAATSPQERAKRLKALAHELRERNEELAQAISTEIGAPISLARAAQAGLPPLVADSTADLAAGFAWTETVGTSLVVREPVGVVGVITPWNFPLQQIMTKLAPALLAGNTVVAKPAELAPTSMPILAAAVKAAEIPDGVVNIVYGTGPVVGEAIAKHPGIDMVSFTGSTAVGKRISVLAAETVKRVALELGGKSASVVLDDADLQLAVERTLTTAWTNSGQVCGAWSRMIVPATRRDEILDRLTKAAEDYRLGDPSEETTRLGPLASETQWTRVDNHVERGLEQGATLVLGGPGRVPGLEHGAYFRPTILADVHPDSALAQEEIFGPVLSVLTYTDEDEAIAIANNSVYGLTGAVFGEPARALAIARRLRTGQVDVNEGQFNVLAPFGGYKQSGNGREFGYLGVEEFTEVKSIQR; from the coding sequence ATGAAGCACTGGATCAACGGCGAGGACGTCCCCGCCGAAACCACCCTCGACGTCGTCAACCCCGCCAACGGCACGGTCGTCGCCCACATGCCGCTCGGCACCCCGGAAGACGTCGATCGCGCGGTCGCCGCGGCAACGAAGGCCCTGCCCGCGTGGGCCGCCACGTCACCGCAAGAACGCGCCAAAAGGCTCAAAGCGCTCGCCCACGAGCTCCGCGAACGCAACGAAGAGCTCGCCCAAGCCATCTCCACCGAGATCGGCGCCCCGATCAGCCTCGCCCGCGCCGCCCAGGCCGGTCTGCCGCCGCTCGTCGCGGACTCGACAGCGGACCTGGCGGCCGGCTTCGCGTGGACCGAAACCGTGGGTACCTCGCTCGTCGTACGCGAACCCGTCGGCGTCGTCGGCGTCATCACCCCGTGGAACTTCCCGCTCCAGCAGATCATGACCAAACTCGCCCCCGCACTGCTGGCGGGCAACACCGTCGTCGCCAAACCCGCCGAGCTCGCGCCGACGTCGATGCCGATCCTCGCCGCGGCCGTCAAAGCGGCCGAAATTCCCGACGGCGTCGTCAACATCGTCTACGGCACCGGCCCGGTCGTCGGCGAGGCCATCGCGAAACACCCCGGCATCGACATGGTCAGCTTCACCGGCTCCACCGCCGTCGGGAAGCGGATTTCGGTGCTGGCAGCCGAAACCGTCAAACGCGTGGCCCTCGAACTCGGCGGCAAATCCGCGAGTGTGGTCCTCGACGACGCCGACCTGCAGCTCGCCGTCGAGCGCACCCTCACCACCGCGTGGACCAACTCCGGCCAGGTCTGCGGCGCGTGGTCCCGGATGATCGTCCCAGCGACCCGCCGCGACGAAATCCTCGACCGGCTCACGAAAGCGGCCGAGGACTACCGCCTCGGCGACCCCAGCGAGGAGACCACCCGGCTCGGCCCGCTCGCGTCGGAAACCCAGTGGACTCGCGTCGACAACCATGTCGAACGCGGCCTCGAACAAGGCGCCACTCTCGTCCTCGGCGGCCCCGGCCGCGTCCCCGGCCTCGAACACGGCGCCTACTTCCGCCCGACCATCCTCGCCGACGTCCACCCGGATTCCGCACTGGCGCAAGAAGAAATCTTCGGCCCCGTCCTCAGCGTCCTGACCTACACCGACGAAGACGAAGCCATCGCGATCGCCAACAACAGCGTCTACGGCCTCACCGGCGCCGTCTTCGGCGAACCCGCCCGCGCGCTCGCGATCGCGCGCCGGCTGCGCACAGGTCAGGTCGACGTCAACGAGGGCCAGTTCAACGTCCTCGCCCCCTTCGGCGGCTACAAGCAGTCCGGCAACGGCCGCGAGTTCGGCTACCTCGGCGTCGAGGAGTTCACGGAGGTCAAGTCAATCCAGCGGTGA
- the argG gene encoding argininosuccinate synthase, with translation MSKVLTSLPVGERVGIAFSGGLDTSVAVAWMRDKGAVPCTYTADIGQYDEPDIESVPGRATSYGAELGRLVDCKEALVEEGLAALTCGAFHIRSGGRSYFNTTPLGRAVTGTLLVRAMLEDDVQIWGDGSTYKGNDIERFYRYGLLANPALRIYKPWLDADFVTELGGRKEMSEWLVAHGLPYRDSTEKAYSTDANIWGATHEAKSLEHLDTGIEIVEPIMGVRFWDASVEIEPEDVTIGFELGRPVSINGKQFATSVDLVLEANAIGGRHGLGMSDQIENRIIEAKSRGIYEAPGMALLHAAYERLVNAVHNEDTVASYHNEGRRLGRLMYEGRWLDPQAMMLRESLQRWVGTAITGEVTLRLRRGEDYSILDTSGPAFSYHPDKLSMERTEDSAFGPVDRIGQLTMRNLDIADSRAKLEQYAGLGMVGSGSHPALIGAAQAASTGLIGAMPEGGAQAIASRGKTDDVELLDSAAMESGTD, from the coding sequence CCTTCCCGTCGGCGAGCGGGTCGGCATCGCGTTCTCCGGTGGCCTCGACACGTCCGTTGCGGTGGCGTGGATGCGTGACAAAGGCGCCGTGCCGTGCACCTACACGGCCGACATCGGGCAGTACGACGAGCCCGACATCGAGTCGGTGCCGGGGCGTGCGACGTCCTACGGCGCGGAGCTCGGGCGGCTGGTCGACTGCAAGGAGGCGCTGGTCGAGGAGGGGCTCGCGGCGCTGACGTGCGGCGCGTTCCACATCCGCTCCGGCGGCCGCAGCTACTTCAACACCACGCCGCTCGGCCGGGCGGTCACCGGCACGCTGCTGGTGCGCGCGATGCTCGAAGACGACGTCCAGATCTGGGGCGACGGCTCCACCTACAAGGGCAACGACATCGAGCGGTTCTACCGCTACGGTCTCCTGGCCAACCCCGCCCTGCGCATCTACAAGCCGTGGCTCGACGCGGACTTCGTGACGGAGCTCGGCGGCCGCAAGGAGATGTCGGAGTGGCTGGTGGCCCACGGGCTGCCCTACCGCGACAGCACCGAGAAGGCCTACTCCACCGACGCCAACATCTGGGGCGCCACCCACGAGGCCAAGTCGCTGGAGCACCTCGACACCGGCATCGAGATCGTCGAGCCGATCATGGGCGTGCGGTTCTGGGACGCGAGCGTCGAGATCGAGCCCGAGGACGTCACCATCGGCTTCGAGCTCGGCCGGCCGGTGTCGATCAACGGCAAGCAGTTCGCGACGTCCGTCGACCTCGTGCTGGAAGCCAACGCGATCGGCGGCCGCCACGGGCTCGGCATGTCCGACCAGATCGAGAACCGCATCATCGAGGCCAAGAGCCGCGGCATCTACGAGGCGCCGGGCATGGCGCTGCTGCACGCGGCGTACGAGCGGCTCGTCAACGCGGTCCACAACGAGGACACCGTCGCCAGCTACCACAACGAAGGCCGCCGCCTCGGCCGGCTCATGTACGAGGGCCGCTGGCTCGACCCGCAGGCCATGATGCTGCGCGAGTCGCTGCAGCGCTGGGTCGGCACGGCCATCACCGGCGAGGTCACGCTCCGCCTGCGGCGCGGCGAGGACTACTCGATCCTCGACACGTCCGGGCCGGCCTTCAGCTACCACCCGGACAAGCTGTCGATGGAACGCACCGAGGACAGCGCGTTCGGCCCGGTCGACCGCATCGGCCAGCTGACCATGCGCAACCTCGACATCGCCGACTCCCGCGCGAAGCTCGAGCAGTACGCCGGCCTCGGCATGGTCGGCAGCGGCTCCCATCCGGCCCTCATCGGCGCCGCCCAGGCCGCCTCCACGGGCCTCATCGGCGCCATGCCCGAGGGCGGCGCCCAGGCCATCGCCTCCCGCGGCAAGACCGACGACGTCGAGCTCCTGGACAGCGCCGCGATGGAATCCGGCACGGACTGA
- a CDS encoding helix-turn-helix domain-containing protein, giving the protein MASPPEQSDEPRSTSEGVHIGSKLREWRHESRTTLTEVSEAVGLSVGYISQVERGRANPSLEALKRLADVLGHTVGELFSNEAPPANPLRYSVSKSGQRKRIQYPGSGIMNELLSPDLQHQMEVVWVEAPVGATSGGHPHSHVGEECGIVLSGVMIFWIGDDEVKLEAGDAIYLDSTVPHRWHVGEGEPLKAVWLITPPTF; this is encoded by the coding sequence ATGGCCTCACCCCCCGAGCAGTCCGACGAGCCGCGCAGCACTTCGGAGGGCGTGCACATCGGCTCGAAGCTGCGCGAATGGCGCCACGAGAGCCGGACGACGCTCACGGAGGTGTCCGAGGCGGTCGGGCTTTCCGTCGGCTACATCAGCCAGGTCGAGCGCGGGCGCGCGAACCCGTCGCTGGAAGCGCTGAAGCGGCTGGCCGACGTGCTCGGCCACACCGTCGGCGAGCTGTTCAGCAACGAGGCGCCGCCCGCGAATCCGTTGCGGTACTCGGTTTCCAAGAGCGGGCAGCGCAAACGCATCCAGTACCCGGGCTCCGGGATCATGAACGAGCTGCTCAGCCCCGATCTGCAGCACCAGATGGAAGTGGTGTGGGTCGAGGCGCCCGTGGGCGCGACCAGCGGCGGGCACCCGCATTCGCACGTCGGCGAGGAGTGCGGCATCGTGCTGTCCGGCGTGATGATCTTCTGGATCGGCGACGACGAGGTGAAACTCGAAGCGGGCGACGCGATCTACCTCGACTCGACGGTGCCACACCGTTGGCACGTCGGGGAAGGCGAACCGCTCAAGGCGGTCTGGCTGATCACGCCGCCCACGTTCTGA
- a CDS encoding branched-chain amino acid ABC transporter permease, which translates to MTTVNVPRRVRAAVRDSALPVEKWLGRLRVPTPSTVTSPAGEKRYVGSLWTTAGVVLVAVVVAVWADVGGGYIQTVVGLFAAYLVSALGYTVVLGQAGQFAFCQNAFMALGAYGYAVSEPRFGPVGGLIVGAVAATVAGTIIGVAIIRTRDLYLALLTLAFSQAALLAIQLWPPTQGDNGILVDLGGDQAYLVAVVFAAVALIVVQRMTRSKIGRAFALVRTDEKAAATMGVNVPLTRMLAFAFSSLLGGLGGVLLGAVLTFITPTNFTLELTLLLLTMIVIGGVGSVWGTVTGVLIMVVVQQFLPSSGSFGSYLNAGLLFVILVLRPGGLRSLVNLRSSGGSRG; encoded by the coding sequence ATGACCACTGTCAATGTCCCCCGCCGAGTGCGGGCCGCCGTCCGCGATTCCGCGCTGCCGGTGGAGAAGTGGCTCGGCCGGTTGCGCGTGCCGACGCCCAGCACGGTGACGTCGCCGGCCGGCGAGAAGCGCTACGTCGGTTCGCTGTGGACCACGGCCGGGGTCGTGCTCGTCGCGGTGGTCGTCGCCGTGTGGGCCGACGTCGGCGGCGGCTACATCCAGACCGTGGTGGGCCTGTTCGCCGCGTACCTGGTGTCCGCGCTCGGGTACACGGTCGTGCTCGGGCAGGCGGGGCAGTTCGCCTTCTGCCAGAACGCGTTCATGGCGTTGGGCGCCTACGGGTACGCGGTTTCCGAGCCTCGCTTCGGTCCGGTCGGCGGACTGATCGTCGGCGCCGTGGCCGCGACCGTGGCGGGCACCATCATCGGAGTCGCCATCATCCGCACCCGCGATCTGTACCTGGCGCTGCTCACGCTCGCGTTCTCCCAGGCCGCGCTGCTCGCGATCCAGCTGTGGCCACCCACGCAAGGCGACAATGGGATCCTCGTCGACCTCGGCGGCGATCAGGCCTACCTCGTCGCCGTGGTGTTCGCGGCGGTCGCGCTGATCGTGGTGCAGCGCATGACGCGCTCGAAGATCGGCCGCGCGTTCGCCCTCGTGCGCACCGACGAGAAGGCCGCCGCGACGATGGGCGTGAACGTGCCGCTCACGCGGATGCTGGCGTTCGCGTTCAGCAGCCTGCTCGGCGGGCTCGGCGGCGTGCTGCTGGGCGCGGTCCTCACGTTCATCACGCCGACGAACTTCACGCTCGAGCTGACGTTGCTGTTGCTCACGATGATCGTGATCGGCGGCGTCGGGAGCGTGTGGGGCACGGTCACGGGTGTGCTGATCATGGTGGTGGTGCAGCAGTTCCTGCCCAGCAGCGGGAGTTTCGGCAGCTACCTCAACGCGGGCCTGCTGTTCGTGATCCTCGTGCTGCGGCCCGGTGGGCTGCGCTCGCTGGTGAACCTGCGCTCGTCGGGCGGCAGCCGTGGCTGA